The proteins below come from a single Oryzias latipes chromosome 14, ASM223467v1 genomic window:
- the LOC105355559 gene encoding T-cell immunoglobulin and mucin domain-containing protein 4-like isoform X4, whose translation MKILVLLLVLLTVSECEKNVTGRTGQSITLPCKYDIKINGPTEVCWGRGPLPSSGCTNQLLATDGHKVIKESRASSRYQLQGRLDEGDVSLTIMNVTEEDTGLYGCKVEIVGWFNDEKHPVHLTVNRAPRLISTPSSGTTSSSSDIHQTTAATPTSGDFMVPTGSDVTDGNNTDLVITPVQENSLHFFIGNTLRFSFIIFIPLLVSALFYRVWRSNLRFPTNTRPDQPEDEDDDSV comes from the exons ATGAAGAtcctggtgctgctgctggtgctCCTCACAG TCTCTGAATGTGAGAAGAATGTCACTGGAAGAACGGGTCAGAGCATCACTCTGCCCTGTAAATATGACATAAAAATCAACGGACCTACAGAGGTGTGTTGGGGTCGAGGTCCTCTTCCTAGCAGTGGCTGCACAAACCAGCTCCTCGCCACAGACGGACATAAAGTGATCAAAGAAAGCAGAGCTTCCAGCAGGTATCAGCTGCAGGGACGACTGGATGAAGGAGACGTTTCTCTGACCATCATGAACGTCACAGAGGAAGATACTGGACTATACGGATGCAAAGTGGAGATTGTTGGATGGTTCAATGATGAGAAACATCCTGTCCACTTAACTGTTAACAGAG CACCACGTTTGATCTCTACACCTTCATCAGGAAcaacatcttcatcatcagacaTTCATCAGACCACAGCAGCCACTCCAACTTCAG GTGACTTCATGGtaccaacaggaagtgatgtcacaGACGGCAACAACACAGACCTGGTGATAACTCCGGTTCAG GAAAATTCTCTGCACTTTTTCATTGGAAACACTCTGCGATTCtccttcatcatcttcatccctcTTTTGGTCTCAGCTTTGTTTTACC GAGTTTGGAGATCTAACCTGAGATTTCCAACAAATACGAGACCAGACCAACCAGAAGACGAGGATGATGATTCTGTGTGA
- the LOC105355559 gene encoding T-cell immunoglobulin and mucin domain-containing protein 4-like isoform X3: MKILVLLLVLLTVSECEKNVTGRTGQSITLPCKYDIKINGPTEVCWGRGPLPSSGCTNQLLATDGHKVIKESRASSRYQLQGRLDEGDVSLTIMNVTEEDTGLYGCKVEIVGWFNDEKHPVHLTVNRAPRLISTPSSGTTSSSSDIHQTTAATPTSGDFMVPTGSDVTDGNNTDLVITPVQQENSLHFFIGNTLRFSFIIFIPLLVSALFYRVWRSNLRFPTNTRPDQPEDEDDDSV; the protein is encoded by the exons ATGAAGAtcctggtgctgctgctggtgctCCTCACAG TCTCTGAATGTGAGAAGAATGTCACTGGAAGAACGGGTCAGAGCATCACTCTGCCCTGTAAATATGACATAAAAATCAACGGACCTACAGAGGTGTGTTGGGGTCGAGGTCCTCTTCCTAGCAGTGGCTGCACAAACCAGCTCCTCGCCACAGACGGACATAAAGTGATCAAAGAAAGCAGAGCTTCCAGCAGGTATCAGCTGCAGGGACGACTGGATGAAGGAGACGTTTCTCTGACCATCATGAACGTCACAGAGGAAGATACTGGACTATACGGATGCAAAGTGGAGATTGTTGGATGGTTCAATGATGAGAAACATCCTGTCCACTTAACTGTTAACAGAG CACCACGTTTGATCTCTACACCTTCATCAGGAAcaacatcttcatcatcagacaTTCATCAGACCACAGCAGCCACTCCAACTTCAG GTGACTTCATGGtaccaacaggaagtgatgtcacaGACGGCAACAACACAGACCTGGTGATAACTCCGGTTCAG CAGGAAAATTCTCTGCACTTTTTCATTGGAAACACTCTGCGATTCtccttcatcatcttcatccctcTTTTGGTCTCAGCTTTGTTTTACC GAGTTTGGAGATCTAACCTGAGATTTCCAACAAATACGAGACCAGACCAACCAGAAGACGAGGATGATGATTCTGTGTGA